In Bufo gargarizans isolate SCDJY-AF-19 chromosome 6, ASM1485885v1, whole genome shotgun sequence, a single genomic region encodes these proteins:
- the TEN1 gene encoding CST complex subunit TEN1 has translation MTRMLPAPAQYHYLWEISSGNVPAGSTVRTFGRLGSYDSARSEALLTAHHSAAQHKLLLNTRFVEPFSAQLGSYYLTLGELDLVDEGPLVLCARLLTCMEGVDLSLLQYAVEEQRRYFHDREAAQANI, from the exons ATGACAAGGATGCTCCCAGCTCCAGCGCAGTATCATTATCTGTGGGAGATCAGCTCTGGAAACGTGCCAGCTGGATCCACTGTGAGGACGTTTGGAAG ACTCGGCAGCTATGATTCGGCTAGGTCGGAGGCGTTGCTCACAGCACATCACTCTGCAGCTCAGCATAAGCTTCTCTTGAACACGCGGTTTGTGGAGCCCTTTTCAGCTCAACTTGGATCATACTACCTAACTCTGGGAGAGCTGGACTTGGTGGATG AGGGGCCGCTTGTGCTATGTGCTCGCTTATTGACCTGCATGGAGGGCGTAGACCTTTCCCTTTTGCAATATGCAGTAGAAGAACAGAGAAGATACTTTCATGACAGAGAAGCAGCCCAGGCGAACATCTAA